The proteins below are encoded in one region of Misgurnus anguillicaudatus chromosome 24, ASM2758022v2, whole genome shotgun sequence:
- the tnfaip1 gene encoding BTB/POZ domain-containing adapter for CUL3-mediated RhoA degradation protein 2, translating into MSGDSCLHQLQPQTGPIVSVSSVPCPKTKPCTYRGVSGSKYVQLNVGGNLYYSTLQVLTRQDTLLRSMFSGKMEVLTDKEGWILIDRCGKHFGSILSYLRDGLVTLPKSRQGIMELQAEAKYYQIKGLIDLCQRALQDNKEKALCVIPVITSPKEEERLVQGCKRPVVKLLYNRGNNKYSYTSNSDDNLLKNIELFEKLSLSYSGRVLFLKDVIGDEICCWSFYGQGRKLAEVCCTSIVYATEKKQTKVEFPEARIYEETLNALLYETLPVPDNSLLEATRRRNNCCSHSEEEEAVELRERVRRIHIKRYSTYDDRPLGH; encoded by the exons ATGTCAGGGGACAGCTGCCTGCACCAGCTTCAACCACAAACCGGGCCCATTGTGTCAGTGTCCTCCGTGCCCTGTCCCAAGACAAAACCTTGCACCTATCGTGGAGTGTCCGGCAGCAAATACGTGCAGCTCAATGTCGGTGGAAATTTGTACTATTCCACTCTTCAAGTGCTCACCCGGCAGGACACCCTGCTGAGGTCCATGTTTAGCGGCAAGATGGAGGTGCTCACTGATAAGGAAG GTTGGATTCTAATCGATCGCTGTGGGAAACACTTTGGTTCAATTCTCAGCTATCTCCGTGATGGATTAGTGACTTTGCCCAAAAGCAGACAAGGTATCATGGAGCTCCAGGCGGAGGCCAAGTATTACCAGATCAAGGGGTTGATAGACTTGTGCCAGAGGGCCCTGCAG GATAATAAAGAAAAAGCACTGTGTGTCATCCCAGTCATAACATCTCCTAAAGAGGAGGAGAGACTTGTACAAGGCTGTAAGAGA CCAGTCGTGAAACTCCTCTACAACCGAGGGAACAACAAATATTCCTATACAAG CAACTCGGATGACAACTTACTCAAGAACATTGAGTTGTTTGAAAAGCTGTCACTGAGTTACAGCGGTCGTGTACTCTTCCTCAAAGATGTTATTGGAGACGAGATCTGCTGCTGGTCCTTTTACGGTCAGGGTCGCAAGCTAGCGGAAGTCTGCTGCACATCTATCGTTTATGCTACTGAGAAGAAGCAGACAAAG GTTGAGTTTCCAGAGGCACGGATCTACGAGGAGACGCTAAATGCATTGCTTTACGAGACTCTTCCGGTCCCAGATAACTCTCTGTTGGAGGCCACTCGCAGACGTAACAATTGTTGCTCGCACAGTGAAGAGGAGGAGGCTGTGGAGCTGAGGGAGCGTGTGCGTCGAATTCACATTAAAAGATACAGTACTTATGATGACAGACCACTTGGACATTAG